The window CTCCCTGCTCAAGACGGGTGCTCCCCTGGGCACTGTTGACACGAAGCAGTCCCTGACTCGTCCCGTGTCTTCGGCTTCGTCAAGATACACGCCGCCCCCTTCCCAGCCGCAACATACCCGTGATGGTAGCAATGATAGCTCCTACTTCCGCAGCAACAACCGGGAAAGCAGGCAGCCTAGGCTACCAATCTCAGTCAATGGTACGGTGTACCATTCGCAACCGAACCCATACGGAGGAGGTGCTATGGGGTATGGAGGTGGAGGCCACGGGCCAGGAGGGGGGTATGGATATCGGGGATGATCTGAGTGACGCAAAATGTGGCCGAAAACAagtttgtttgttgagaaCTAGAACTGGAGGATGTAAGGGTGGATgagatgacgacgacctACTACCAATGCCTTGTATTTTTATTttatcatcttcttgatttATTGTTTTTGAAACGATATCTCTGATTATTTGCTAGCCTAGCATTCATAGCTATACCCGATATGTAAATCACCATCATTAAACACTACTCGCCAGGCTTCCAAAAAGACTGTTGGGGTACTGTTATTGAAAATTGTCAGGTTACCCCATTGCGTCAGGTTACTTGGCTTGCGGTCAAATCATCTTATCTCCTACCGTGTACAATACCCGGAAGCAGGCCGGCTTTCCCTTGAGATACTGTGCCTCTTGTCCACCAACGAAAGTGCTATCTACCCACCCGTCATTCATCAAGATCTGGCCAGAACACCACCAAACGTAGTCTTACGTTATAAGCGTGGATCAATGCCCTCGCGCATGCCCGTCTCCCCGTCAACGCCTCCATTACATGTCGGTGTTATTATCATGCCATTCATGTCCCCTGTCTATCGCCGACATCTCCAACAAACCGTTCTGACAGGTAGAAAAAAGGCATGGCCCACCACGCATATCACGTCACACGACGTATCTCCCGACCGCAttttccacctctccctcttgcCCGGCCCAGCCCCCCCCAGAGACAGCCTAGAACCTTACAGccccccccatctccttgataggtaggtatacCAAAAGCCGTCATCCCGAAGAGACAACCGAACCAACCCGTAGAGGGTTACCGAGTTCATTAACCGCCCGTCAGCCAACCATTCAGCCCATCAGACCAACTTGACGTCTGACAACAACCAAGATTTCCCTTTTCCATCCCAAAAAAAGGTTCTAGACCTTCACAGACCgcccacaaccacccacccccccccccttgcAGCTGCATGACGGTAGAAAAATCCAAACATGCAGATCGAAAAATCCCATGGTCATCGAATACGGGATTTGTGATGTTTTCTTGATTGACTTGTCAACTTCCCATACATAATCAAGATAGCTATTTCCTCATTCGTAACCCATTGCCAGACATCACCTTTTTTCTTATCCCATAGCTCTGAACATGCTAGAAAAGTAAAATCGCAAATCTCGATCCCTTTTTCCCTCTTATGGTGTGTTTTGAAAGATTCTGGACTCAACAGTGACGTCGTCATACACACAAACCAACctaccaccatcacacaATCGAGCAAGAAAAGGcaaccaaccctcacacAACAGCTTCACTCATCATTCTGCTatcatccatctcccaaACGTACCTATCCCATCACACAGACGCACAAGCACTCAACATCTGTCCCACGCAAAACTTCCATCATTCATGTTTCCCCCCAAGCCGAACCCATCACTTGTCAATGAATGACGATGATATCAGAACTCTTATATCACCAAAAACCAACTAATAAACCAGTTTATACAAGTCGTAGATACCTATCCGTTCTACCTATCCAACCGTTTTACCTTCTCATCAAAActcatccatccccccctcccagaaAAGTCAATGACGCGCTCTGCGGGGCAAGCATAAGACATACCAAGGGGCGGCCTACCACGGAGACAGGTCCGCAAAAAACACAACCATCGAGATCTTCTttctcccacccacccctcgcttaaccctacctacctccaGCAGATATGTCCCGTCAAGCGGAATAAAACCGAAACTCCATGAACTCCCCTATCCGGACGGAGCCCATCTCTTGTTCAAGATCGACAAAAACCTGCAAGTTCGATATTGACACGAATAGTGggtcctcccctccctcccgtcGTGAAAAGGGTGGGAGGGATCATGAATATGTCCTTGAAAAGCACGAGATTGTACGCCCATAAGCCTGATGTGCAAGCCAATAGAAAACACATGACGAATTGTCCCAGTTACATTAACATTGCCCTTTTTGTtctgaaaaagaaaatgagaTGTATGTACAAAATTGTCATCACTGTGTACGGGTCCCATCTCAAAAACGCCGTACTTGAGATACCCAGTCGAAAAAAAATGCCAAATACATGGTAATATATAGTGGTCCAAATTAGCAGGTGCGTGTTGCCCAGGACCAAACCGCCACATGCCACCCAAGGGTATAATGCAACCAATATaaaccaaaaaagaaacgtCCCAACAGCGAGAGGTGACCCCTTTTCTATTGGGCTCGACGGTTGACAATCTCGCCGGCTTGCAGTAACGCGCTCATACCGTCGAGTCTGGCGGCATCTGGGTTCCCagcttggggatggggatgtctGGACTgtcgaggatgagctggTGCTTGAGCTGATGCTAGCGAGGGGTAACCCGCGCTGGAGGATTGTGCGGTTACTGGCGGTTGCGAAAGGACGGGCCTGGCATAACCTTTGGCATTGGCATCCATGTCAGTATTTTTCCGATCTTTGGATAGATGGGAGGCGCACCATTAATTGCTGGCAAAGTACCGGCACCACTGGGGTATGGACCACCCTGAAAGATATGTGGCGGTCGTTGCTGTAGGGGGTACTGTTGGTGTTGCGGCTGGCTGAGATCGAAATGGTCTGGTTTCGATGTCAGCAGCGCGTGTATTGGCAGCTGGCCATCGACTGGCGTTCTTGGCTGGCCAAAAGGCGAGCCCGAGGATGTGCTCCCAGACGTCGACTGCTCGCtcttgagggttggtggcCGGTTATCGCCACCCTCGATGCGGCCTGGGTGGCCGTTTGGGCTTGGTAGAGGCTCGCGCGGGAACCGATACCCATTCATCTCGACCGAGTGCATTCCACCTGGAAATCTCTGACCTTCGAAAACGTCCGACAAGGATGGGAGGTGCCTCTGCATGTTGGGTGGCTCGTCCCTCCAATTTTGGGTTCGTTGACTCGGTGCCTCCATCGAGTTGAGCGCGGGGGATCGTTCGTGGCGCTCGGTTTTGCTGATCGTGGGCGAGTGTATCGGCTCGTCTCTTGGCGAGGCGTGAGAAGCTCCAGGGGTTGTGGCAGTCGAGTACTGAGATTCGCTCATCGACACGACTGATCCAAGCCTCTGTCCCCGGCTTGCTGGGGGTTCGCTGCTTCTGCGGCTGTCCTCTTGGCTGCCGCTTCTGCTGGAGCGATGTTGACCAGTCCTTGGGGGGCTCGTGCGGTTGGAACCTTCACCATCAGACATTTTCATCCTTTTCCCTGTATCCTTATCTAAGTAACCCGAATATCAGATCATGGTCGGAGCTAGCCCAAGTGCAGATACTTGCGCAACATACCTTGAGGGGGAGAGCCATGCTTGGCTTTGAATTCTTGCAGGTACAGCATGTACTTCTTGTACTCGGGAGTTTTTTTGTACTCGGCAAGATCGCTTAGGTACTTCTCCTTGATCGCCTGCGCTTGGGACTCATAGGGCTCCTTTTCAGAAGCATTGAGGCTTTGCCAGTTCTCGCCAACAAGTTTGGCGATCTCGGTAAATGATAAATTTCGACCCTTCAGCTCCTCGCGCATCTTGTTTGAGAAGAGCACGTAAGCCGAGGGCGGCCGCTCTGGCGCATTTTCGTCAGGCTAGGTAGCGTCAGCATCGTCGCTCTACCAAGGCACTTGAGCGAGTACAAACTTTGGGATGACGACGGTATTTCCGTTTGGTGACCACAAGGACACCTGCGTCCCGGGCATCTTGCCTGGAGGCATCCGGCCTCTGCGCGTCTTGAAGTCTCAGTTCTTCAATGCTTGGCTGGGTGGGCGAGACGAGAGAAGCATCCGGCGCAATGCCCCTTGTATTCGCAATCCGTCTTTGAAGTTTCTTTCCGCAAAACGTTAGCCACCTGACAAGTTTTCACCTAGATTTGGCGCCTCATACCCTTCTATGACCCAACTTCACTCCTAACGTGTCGCTATTCGCAGAGCTTCATGTTAGCATTGTCTCTCTTCTAACCTCTTCTCTGTCCAAGTGTAAACATACAGATCGGACTCGGTAATATCCAAAATGGTTTCCCATGTGTCAAACCCTTGCTCGAGGAACGCATCCAAGTACTGGGCAAGGCCCAGCTCTCCAAAAACGGTCGACAGTAGTTGCGTCATTCAGCCTCGCTCGTGTACTGCTGAGGTATGGTGCTGGTTCGCGGTGTAACAGGCGTGTTTGTTTATTTGGACTCGAAGTTGTCTAGGTTCTTTCGTCCCGTGCCTTGGGCTCTCGAATCAGAGCGGGCCTGGAGAACGCGGCTCGGCTGTGTAAGCTGAAGCTATGGGACggggtcgtggtggtgcGCTCTCGGAGCTTCGGTAGGCGTGGACAAAAACAACACAGTGGACTGGAAAGGGACTGTATGTCAAGGGATGGTGGTCGAGAGGAATCGAGCTTCGCTGGCCGGTGGGTTCTTATGAGTGGGAGCCCCGAAACTCGCGATCGGGCTGTTGCTGTACGGCAagtgttgctggctggggTGCTTCTCGTGGTGAAGTCTCAATGGGAATGTTAGACGGGATTCACAGCAAACATGGCATTCTTGAAGGGCAGTGGTGGCTATTGGGGGTGGGGTAGAGGTCAAGATCTCGATGACATGCTGAATTGGAGGAGAGACAGGAGCTGGTTGACGTGGGACGAAATCGGTAtggaagtggaagggtgTACAAGTGTGTCTGCTCGCTGGGAGGGCACAGGGTACTTACAGAATACAGACAGACCACGGAACCGGAGCCGGTGCAGGGAGCTCGGGGGATGCCAGGGGGTGTTTGCTCGAATGGGTTATGCCTAGTATAGAGGTACCCGTCGTCGGTGTCTCGCTGCGGAATGCTGGGCGTGGGATTAAAAAAATCGGCTTTGATCTGTGCTTGGGCCTGGACTCTGGCTGAAAAGCAGGAAATGGAGTGCGCAGGTTAATTATCTGGCGGGCAAGAGAATTGCGGTGTCAGCGACATGGGGATCAATATAGTACAAGCAGTACATATGTATGTACGTTAAAAGTCGAGGCAATCAATCCCAGTGCGTGGCTCCCAAAATTGGCTGATTTTGTGGACAGCGGGTCAAGTTCCTAGGTACTCGTCTAGCCTCCTCGGGAAAGGACCGCCTGTGCTGGGTACCGCCGTACACTATGGACGTCTGAATTTTGGCGATAATTGTTACGCTGTCTTGGAGCTTCTCTTCCCCTGCCAGAAAAGTACAGTTACAATCAGCACAGGATGCGAGGGCGCCGTGTCTGCAGCACAGCGCCTTTCTCCACTGATGttcgacctcctccagcagcagcaacacccagcagcagcagaaacagCAGTTTACCACCTGTCACTGTCTAACATTCGGCTTCAGTGgcggccagcagcagccggcgGTACCCTTGTGGGAGATTGGCCGATCTACGGATCATAAGTTCGGTCATGGGCATTCTTCTTCAAAGATGGCAAAGTAACACCGGTGCGATAGGTCGATAGGCTGTTTGATCGAGATCTCAACGAAAACGGCCCATGGGCGGCAGGGCAATCTCGTTGTGGTGCTCGTATTGTTGGCCATTTCGCGTTAACCGTGGTTGATATGAATGCCATGATGACGACCAACCAAAGCGACATGGCAAACTCCAAACTCAGTCGGGGCGTCGGACAACGGAAGGGCACTTGGAGGGGGAAGCGAGCAAGGGGGATCTCGATCCTAATCGACACCATGAGGcacatgaaaaaaaaaaacgtaCGATAATGATGGATCAGCAGGGCTCCCCACCAATCAGAAGTCGCCCGCCCGCCGCTTTCCCAAGCTGGCGTGGGAGGGCCGTCACGGACTCACGGCAGGGTGGCAGGCACCACCAGCCAGTAGCAAGCAGTGATCACAACCCGCTCAGTTGTTTCTCAGAAAGGGAACACACCCCTTCTGGTCCCAGCTGCGACGGGACCGACGGAATGTTTTTTTCCCTCTATTCGCTGACCTGAGGTTCCTAATTGTGATCAGCTGCTACCAAAGTGAAGACACGATAGTTGGCGGAAAATACCGTTGGCCTACGAAGTAGCATACATAAACTATTCGCATGGAGGGGCATAGGGTAGATAGCCAGCAGGCACAATTATTCCTGATAATGTCAACCATCGACATTTTGCCCCGCGATCGAATCTTTTGCACATTATGCGATGCCACACCCACTCTGTATGTGTCATGTTCAAGGTTCGTAATGGGCAAAATCCGGGTCGAGTCAAAATGGGCAATGTTGACTTCTCGGAGAGAAATCCGATCTGCAAAAGGGCCTAATTGCCCTAAAAGACCCAAATGGGAGATTCCCAGTCATTGGCGCCGTTGGGAAGTGCCGTTTCAATGGGATTTCCAATTCCAGCATAGGACAATTCGGTTCGCAATCAGGCCATGGGTCGCAAGGCTTCAAGATGGCTGTCGTCTGAtcgatggtggggttgatggagtgGCCCGCACAAGCCAACTGATGAACAGTGAGCTCTGCAGTCCAGATTCCTGGAAATCGATCAAGGGTCTAGAACGTTAAACGTCTccgcccttctcctcccagtccccGCAAGTCACGTCACCAACAAGGGTCTCTTCTCGGCACGATATTCCCAGAGGAACCTGCAAGTCAACAaattccatcccatcctaACCCAACATCTTCATCTTGAGCCGAATGCGAACAACTCCGGGACCATACGGAGtacatacctacctgccGTCTGAACCTGCTGGATCGTGTCCCCCCTTCTGTCAAATTCAACTCCAGCGCGTGGACTGTTGAGAACAAGTGCGGTTTACGAGGCTACGGCCAGCgcccaaagaaaaaaggcaAAGCCaagctccaacaacacacctcCGCTGAGCCAAGCCTTGTGGGGAGCTGTCGCAAAAGCGCTCGACACCCAGTCATCGCCCAAAACGCCATAGCCTTGCTGCAAAAATCGTACGTTTGTCTGAGAGGAGTCTGTTGGTGTCAAGCATTTGCGGTTTCAACAGGGCACATCAGCAGCACCGACTACGGAACCGCTGTTCCAGCTGCTGCGCTATTGAACTTTGGACCATCACAAACCTCGCGGCCATTTTTCGGTGGATATCGCGGCATCggcttttgtttcttttttacCAAAACTCACTCACTCTACAATTTCCTGATATCAATACCGAACATGGCGTCGCCGAACTCCCCACCCGAGAACGGTGCCTCCGAGACGGAGCCGCCTCGGAATGAGAattcgtcatcttcgtcgtcgtcgtcgccgctCCCCTCAGCGTCGGTTGGTGAGAACTTGGCGCAGGTAAGCGATCTGTCCCACGACATATAGGCGATGCCATGCAAGCAAAGCATAgttgctgggctggtggaggtgccggtATAGCTTTCGATACCGGCAATGCCATTCATTCTATCTCCGTGCCTTTTCCGGTATTCATACCTCGTCTCCAGCCGGACGCTTTTTGCTGACGTCCTGTCTCTTGCCGTTGCGGTCCAGGCCCTAAAAGATCTTGCTAGGTATGATGCGGCTTTCATTTCTCGGTGTTTTCTTCGAATGTTCATGGCAACTCCCGTAGCATCCCGGCTCGGCCCTGCGTGGGCG is drawn from Podospora pseudocomata strain CBS 415.72m chromosome 1 map unlocalized CBS415.72m_1, whole genome shotgun sequence and contains these coding sequences:
- a CDS encoding uncharacterized protein (COG:K; EggNog:ENOG503P2G5), which translates into the protein MTQLLSTVFGELGLAQYLDAFLEQGFDTWETILDITESDLRIANTRGIAPDASLVSPTQPSIEELRLQDAQRPDASRQDARDAGVLVVTKRKYRRHPKPDENAPERPPSAYVLFSNKMREELKGRNLSFTEIAKLVGENWQSLNASEKEPYESQAQAIKEKYLSDLAEYKKTPEYKKYMLYLQEFKAKHGSPPQGMLRKYLHLG
- a CDS encoding uncharacterized protein (COG:K; EggNog:ENOG503P2G5), which codes for MKMSDGEGSNRTSPPRTGQHRSSRSGSQEDSRRSSEPPASRGQRLGSVVSMSESQYSTATTPGASHASPRDEPIHSPTISKTERHERSPALNSMEAPSQRTQNWRDEPPNMQRHLPSLSDVFEGQRFPGGMHSVEMNGYRFPREPLPSPNGHPGRIEGGDNRPPTLKSEQSTSGSTSSGSPFGQPRTPVDGQLPIHALLTSKPDHFDLSQPQHQQYPLQQRPPHIFQGGPYPSGAGTLPAINGYARPVLSQPPVTAQSSSAGYPSLASAQAPAHPRQSRHPHPQAGNPDAARLDGMSALLQAGEIVNRRAQ